CTTTGGGAAGTTTTAGGAGGATCATTATGGAAATCACAGCAGTTAGAGGCGTGCAGCCTATTGAAGGTGGCCAGCACACCGCTGGGGCCAGGacagcaccagtgctgctgtATATCCTTCAGTGTTCCGGCTGGTTTAGGAGGCTCCAGGGTCCTTCCCGCACTGCTCTTGGATGAATGTTCTGGAGCTTAATGGCCCTGCCTACCAGGGAGCTTTTTTTGAGGGATTCATCTCTCCTTTGCTCCCTTCCCTGGGAATGGGGCTCATCGGGCTCCTCACCCTCCATTGGTGTTAATGGGGTGTCTTCCTGTGCCCCCAGATGTCATCACTCCCGGGGCACAAAGTGCCACCAACACCAAGCACGTTGCTCAATAGCAAGTAAGAAGTGACCCAAGCCCAGGTAATTCCAGTTGTATCGCACTAACAGGGGATTCCCACCTGGAATCACGCTGCCAacaaggcagtgctgcaggaaggcaccttggaatcatggaatcaactgggttggaaaacacctttaagccCATCCGGTCCAACCATTGcccagcagtgccaaggccaccactaacccatggcacggAGGGTGCGTGAAGTGTGAGCAcctgcagggccggtgcctgcagccctgcctgggcagcctgttccaatgcctgagcaccctctggggcaggaattgctcctcagctccatctaaacctgccctggggcagcttgaggccggttcctcttgtcccatcccttgttccttgggagcagagcccagcccctcctggctccatcctcccgTCAGGTACCTGCAGCACCGCAGGTACCTGTCACCcaccttccccccctccccaagccTCCCCGCACCACAGCCGCAGTCGGACCTGGACCACTTTGCTGTGCAGATGGGAGCGCGAGCAGGGCCTCGGTGCGAGCATCCTGCCCCTCACAACCTGCTCTTCCCCCGCAGTTTGTTCCATCTTTAGTGCCGCTGTGAGATCCTGCTTTCCAAAACAGCCCAGGGAAAGGGGGGGCAGGAAGAGGAtacagagaggaaggaaaagggaggtAAATGAGGAGATTTCTCCTAGCGGGTAGGAAAATACTGGGTTTAATTCTAGCCCTGCCCCTGGCTTCTCGGCGGTGccacttctgctgctgaaaggtGGGAAAAGGACAACTTCAGTGGGGCACAGCTCACGCGCGCAGAGCTTTCTGTAACAGCAAAGCAGCGCCTTCTGCTCCCCCGAGCACAGCTCCGCCAGCCCCTACCAAGGTGGGAATGAACCCGGCTCGCTTGGGGGAACAGGACCTGCGTTTCCttgctcctctgggcaccccgtgccagcgcctcagcaccctcacagggaagagcttctgcctaagagctcagctcagcctcccctcgggcaggttcaagccattccccttggcctgtccctacaggcccttgtcccaagcccctctccatgttccctgcagccccttcaggccctggagctgctctcaggtctccccagagcacagcagaggggcaggatcccctccctgagctgctgctcgcgctctgggggtgcacccagcacacgggggggctctggctcaagcgctcactgaagccgggtccTGGGGAGCTTCTCGtggaccaacacccccaggtcctctCCTCAGGCCAGATCCATCCGGCCCTAAGGGCAGAGCCATTGACCCCGGTGGGTCCCCCCCGTTCTTCCCCTCCATCCCAGGTCTCCACCGTCCCCTCTCTGGGGTCCCCTGTGCAGGACCCCTCAGTGCACCCACGGGCCCCGCAGAGCCCCCGGGGCCCCCCCAGGGGCCGGGCTGCCTGGGCTGCGGGCAGCAAGGGGTTACAGGCGGAGGTGCCGCTCTGCTCCCAGCGCTTGGAGGGGAGGGAGCGaggaggggatggagggagcGGAGTTTCTTTGAGTCTCCGACGAGGCAGCGAGGGGCAGGCatagggcaggcagggaggaggcaggggacaggcaggggacaggcaggggacaggcaggggACAGGCAGCCGCCTCCCGCCGCCCGGTCCGGCACAACGGGGTGGGAGCTGCCGGAGCCACCATGGACCGGGGGGAGCCCCTTGCAGGCGGTTTCTAACGGGGTAACCCCGTTCCGCCGCTGACGTCCCTCGCTTAAAAAcgaagggagggaaggggggggggggagcggtgTCGGGGCCGCACCGGAGCCGGGGTGAAGCGGGGGCTCcggcggaggcggcggcgccggCTGCAAAATGCATCTCCCGCGGAGCTGCATCGCCCTCCTCATCCAGGGGAGCGCCTCGCTGCTGGTGAGCGCTGGGGAAGGGGAACGGGGGCTGCAGGGGACGGGGGGGGTCGCGGTGCCAcggccgcggggcggggagggggcagCCCCCGGCATCAACCGCATCGATCCCCCCGCATCTGCCCCTGAATACCCCAGAGCGTCCCAAAACTTCTGCTgtttggggggcgggggggggcaggcagggggggATGGAGGCTCCTCCTGATCCCCCCAGGGACCACAGCGCGGAGCCCAGCACCCGGGTACGGGGCTGCAGCCTCCGCCTCCCGCCCAGGCACCCCCGGCGCGCTGGGTGCCCACAGCCTGGCAGCCCCCCCCGAGCCCATTTGTGCTGCCTGGGGGGGGCCCGGCCGGCTGCAGGCAGCGCAGAGCGGGTGCAGGAGCCCCTGGGAGGTGTCGGAGGTGAAGGGGTGAGagctcagctcctgccctgcccctgctccgTGCTGCACTTTGGGGTCGGAAGAGGGGTCCATGGGAGGTGCTGCCAGCAGCGGGATGGGTGCAAAGGCCGTGAGGCGGGGACCCTCCTCACAGGAGTTACAGCCTGAGCACAGGGCCCCCCTCCCGGCTCCTTTcacccctgtgagggtgctgaggcgctggcacagggtgcccagagaagctgtggctgccccatccctggcagtgctcaaggccaggttggacacaggggcttggagcaagctgctccagtggaaggggtccccatggcaggggttggagctggaggagctttcaggtcccttcaacccaaaccaggctgggatgctgtgattCCCCGACAGGAATCTCCTCTGTGAGGGGAGGATGAGAACGGGAAAACCGCTGCCAGAGGGAAGCGCAGGCTGGAGACAAGAgtgcagagggaaggagagagaaaagggagacAGGGAAAGAGAGGTGGGGCAAAGGAGGAGCTGGGTCACGCTGGGGAAGTGGGGTgaccctgggggggggggggcagagccgCCCCTCGTTTCTCACTCTCCCCCGTCGCTGTGTTCAGGTGATTTGTGGCCAGGAGCCAGGGAACGGCGCAGAGCGACGCGAACCCAGCCCCGCGGAGGGAGCGCGGCTGCGGAAGGCGCGGGGGCTGCTCCCCGCCAGCTCCCTGGtacctccagccctgctgcggAACGGGACCCTCCTGGCGCTGGGGAGCGGctcacagcagctctggcacATCCTGGATGCTGCCTCCGTGCGGGACCAGGCTCCACAGCCCCGGGGCCAGCGGGACCTGGGGCCAGCCTGGGGCCAGCCTCGGAAGCTTTTTGGCTGGGGCGATTTCTATTCCAACATCAAGACGGTGAAGCTGAACCTCCTCATCACCGGCAAGGTCGTCGACCACGGCAACGGCACCGTCAACGTCTTCTTCCAGCACAACTCCACCGGGCAGGGGAACATCTCCGTCAGCCTCGTGCCCCCCACCAAGGCCGTGGAGTTCGACCTGGAGCAGCAAATCTTCATCGAGGCCAAAGAGTCCAAGGTGTTCAACTGCCGCGTGGAGTACGAGAAGGTCGAGCGCGCCAAGAAGACCACGCTCTGCACCTACGACCCGTCCAAGACCTGCTACCACGAGCACACCCAGAGCCACGTCTCCTGGGTCTGCTCGAAGCCCTTCAAAGTCATCTGCGTCTACATCACTTTCTACAGCACAGACTACAGGCTGGTGCAGAAAGTGTGTCCCGACTACAACTACCACAGCGACGCTCCCTACTATCCCTCGGGATGAGGCACTTGGATGCCCCGGTGACGAGcgggtgctggggaggggagggagggatggggatgggtttGTAAGCAGGGGCGGGTGCGTGGAGCTCCCTAAcaaggaaagaagaggaggatTTTGCCTTTCCCCCCAAAAGCTCCAATGGCAAGAGGAGGAATTTTAGGCTATGGGGTTCCAGCATCGCTAATCCTGGCCTGGATCCGTGCTCTTTGGAGACTGGGATGTGGCTTCAGGATACAGAAAATAGGACATAAAGCCACAATCTAGACTTGAGTTTCTCAATGCAATAATGGATTCGCCTGCATCTAGGCCATGTGGCTCTAAAAGGTTGGGGACCAGGCAAAGAGGGCTCCAGGAGGACGTTTACACAAGCCTGGAGCCAGAGGAAGACCTCAGCTGGGAGAACGGCACCTGATGCCCTCCGTGGCTCTGGGACACCCATGGCCAACCACATCACCCCCGCCCGTCCCGGCTCGGCAGCGGCAGGAGCCGGAGCTGAGCCTCCCCACACCGGGCTGCAAAGGGCTTCCAGGATGGAAAGAGGGAGCCGGGCGGGCAGGAGGGGCCCTCCCGCCCCGCAGGGCTCACAGCGGGCAGGGGGCCGCAGCGGGAGCAGCCTGGAGCGGAGTCAGGTCTGATTCATGAGCCTCCCCTGACGCGCTGTGATTCATGCGCTTCCCCTTcatctcctcctgcctccaccagctcccaccTCCCGCAGCCACAGCGGGCTCCTCGGTGCGGACGTGTGCGCCCGGGTGTGTACGAGAGGGTCAGGGTCTGACTGTAGCATTTAATACACTTGGAAGGGGAAACAACCCCCGGCAACAACACCCCAACGCTGTCCTTGGGGGGAATAAAGCTGTCGCGGTGGCACCGGGGCAGGTCAAGTGTTGTTACTGGGCGAGCTCCGGCTCCTcttggggagaaggaaaagcagctgcaggggaGAAGGTGGGAATAAGGCACCACCATGGACGTGCCCAAGTGCAGCTCTGGCCAGATGCATCCGAACTCACCCCTCGTAGTACCAGGGCACTGGGTCCAGCTTTGGGCTTTGCCGGGACTGATGCTTGGCTGCTATTGCTCATGCATGGGCTCATTCTGCACCACCAATGGGCATTCCCAACCTCATCTCTTTCCCCATGCATCCAAACGTCAGGATCCCGTTTAGGTGGATACATTCCCTCCTAAAGAAAAGACCCACACAAGCAGCTTccccctcccagcccttcctttctccccccaaagctccccacatccccagctcCAAAGCTCCCCTTGCAGCCCAGCAGGGTTCCGAGGCTGGGATCGGCAGAGCAGGTTTTGTGCTCCACCTTTCCCAAGTCCAATCCCTTCTCCACGGCCTGGGGAGCTTTGCTGGCTGCTGGCAAAGTTTCTTTCTATGCACTTTTACAGCTCGGCTGAGGTCGGCTGCAAactgcactgagcagagaaagcCTTTTAGTGCAATAATCAATGCGGAGACCCCTTCACTCCCACAACAAAGTTTAACGCGCTTTGAGAGCACGGGTTTAGCAAACAACAGCCGCGACATCTGGTactgggagaggggggaaaggcCCCCAGGAGCCATCTCCCCAAAGCGCGTTCCTCAAGGATTCACGCTGCTCTGTGGAAGGGACACAAAAAGCCCCATTGAAGCCAGCACAAACCAAACAGAAGCAGCCCGGCCCAAAGTTGCTCATTTGGAGACATTTCAGACAATTGCCACTGGAAGAAACAGAGCAGGCGGCGGGAGCAGAGAGCCAGGCTACAAAGGATGCTCCATTGTCCAAAGTGATGCGGCAGCGCAGTTACTAGGAGACCAGGACAGGCCATTATTGGGGCTCGGGAGAGGAGGATTCCTGCTGGCAGAGGCACAAGCAGCCCTCAGGAAAGGAGGGGTTCACTGAGCTGGAGGCCAAACCATGGCAGGGACACACAAACACCTCCCCACCCGAACCCACTCGCCCTTAACCCGCTGCTCCCCCTGCCACAGGGGGATGCAAGGGAGAGCCCTTGCTCCAGCTCATCCCCTACCGCCGCCCTGGGCAGAGGCTCGGGCAGGGTGCAGGTGGAGGTGGCTGCTCCCCGCAGAGGATGCTGTGCTCCGGGGGTGCCGTGCACAGGggaggctgctcctgctcctcggGCAGAGCAGGGGGATCCCTGCGGCGCCACACAAGGACCTGGGGTCTCCTTTTCTTCGCCCATGGACATCAAACAGATTCAGGGGTGGGGGAGCGAAAAGATCATCCCAGGGAAGGtcctggagctgcagagcccGTGACAGAGGAAGCAGCGCGCAATGAGCGGAAAGGTTCCAAACCCCTCCGTGACACCAGGGTTCGGCCAAGCGCCGCAGGAGCAGTCACAGTCAGAGCCCATCTCCAGTTATCAAATGCAGCCCCTCATCATCTTGGAGGACGCAGTGGATGGCTGatctctgtctccaaagcaggaAAAGCCCTGATGGGACCTCCCTCCTGCTGTCCTCTATGACAGTGGCTGCTCTCCATCTCCAGCAATCAGCTCTCTGCAGTTTGTTAACGCTGGTTTCCTCTTCCCACAAACCCCTCCTGATTTAAATGCCATGAGCCTCCCAGCCCGGCCAaccctgcttcagcagcacaggaagcTCCTGGATGCGTTAGTGTTGCTGGTTCTACTCTTCTGGGGGCacaaaaagcagctttggaTCCAATTGTGCTGTTCCGGCTGTGGCAGAGACCTCAGGAGGGGTCAAGCAGCGgagctggggcagtgctggTGCCCACGGGCCTGTTCCAGCCCACCTTTCCCCAGCTTCCTCCGGAGCTGATGCACCTTTCAAGGCCTCTCAAAGTCTCTTCAGCACGGCTCTGTCCCGTCTTTGCTAATGGAAGAGTTTCTCCTCCTCGCAGCCCCTGTTTGTGGTGCCAGGGTTCGGGCTGTGCTGAGGGCAGACGTCTCATTCCCCAAGCGGGTTGAGAATCTTAATTCCTGGGCATAAATCCTGATGGTGCTATTGGCTTCGCTGATAAACTTAACCAAGTTATTCCAGGCCTTTGTCTCGCCTGCCTTATCTCTCTTTATGAAGATAATATTCATTTGCCTTCTGGGGATGGAGCGAGGCTGCTCTCTGGAAGCCCTCCCCGGGAAGGGGATGCAAGCAGCAATGATTATTCATGAAATCCCCAGTGTTATGGCTTGTTATTGCACGCGGAAGACTAAAGCTGCAAGTGGGCTGACTGCATCATGTATTTGAGCTAAGAATTATTACAGTTTTGCCAATTAGCCCCAGAACCCAAATAGAAccacttccctcctccccctgccaGAGCCCAGCGCCAGCTGCCGCTCCACAACCACCGGCGCTTCCCCATCTCCCTGTGCTTCCAGCAGcctccagaagcagcaggaCCCTGACCGTGTTCCCACTGCTCTGCCTGCGAGGAGCTGCCACCCTCATGGCACAACCACCACGTGCCCATCGGTGCCTTTTCCCTGCTGGTGGGTGAGGAAAGCAGCCCTTTGGCATCCCCCCTCCCAGCCCTCACCTACCCGAAGGCATCAGACAGCGCTGGGGTGGAGGGCTCAAGGGTTAGGCACAAccaggctgctctgctgtggagcGCACTGGTGGCAGGATGGCTTCCAGCCAAGCGCCTGGAGGAACAGGGCAATCTGCTCCCCTGGGGAGCTGGGCTCGTACGTGCTGTTCTGCAGGATGAGGCCCAAACCTCCTGGTGGAAAGGAGGATTTGCTTTTGCCTGAGAGGTTTCCAGACCTACCAGAGCACCCATCTGCTACCCAAATGTCTTGTTTCCTAACGGCTTGTGGCCAAAGAGTAGGAGGGAGATGTGATGCAGTAACCCCTTCCCCTCCAGTCCTCCAAGTTGGCTGCTCATTGGTTTGCCATTTGCCGTCCTGGAGCATGTCTGGTACCATCTGGATCACGGTGAGGATTTCCTCTCATgtcttcatagaatcccagcctggtttgtgttggaagggaccttaaagcttgtccagttccaaccccctgccacaggcagggacaccttccactagagcatcttgctccaagccccatccagcctggcttgtTAGATTGCAAACAAAGAGACAAGAAAAGCTGAGTACAAGAACAGTGAttttaagacagaaatattGCAATTTTCGTGCTGAACAGATAATTCAGACTTACTTGGGTTGCACAAAATGATCCCGGAGCATTTGGGTGCGAGGG
The DNA window shown above is from Lathamus discolor isolate bLatDis1 chromosome 20, bLatDis1.hap1, whole genome shotgun sequence and carries:
- the NXPH3 gene encoding neurexophilin-3; this translates as MHLPRSCIALLIQGSASLLVICGQEPGNGAERREPSPAEGARLRKARGLLPASSLVPPALLRNGTLLALGSGSQQLWHILDAASVRDQAPQPRGQRDLGPAWGQPRKLFGWGDFYSNIKTVKLNLLITGKVVDHGNGTVNVFFQHNSTGQGNISVSLVPPTKAVEFDLEQQIFIEAKESKVFNCRVEYEKVERAKKTTLCTYDPSKTCYHEHTQSHVSWVCSKPFKVICVYITFYSTDYRLVQKVCPDYNYHSDAPYYPSG